The Leptodactylus fuscus isolate aLepFus1 chromosome 5, aLepFus1.hap2, whole genome shotgun sequence genome segment CCTCTCCCCTGGGTAGTGGCCGGATCAGTAGGGGTTGAGCACCACATGCCAGAACAGGACACCCTACACGGCTAGGAGATGTTTGGATGGGGCTACGTTCAGGCCTGCGCACTGCTGGTGGTGTTTTTTGACTTCTTCAGACTAGACACCGATCCTACCTATGTTATGAAAGCGGCCAAGACTGGAGAAAGTAACTAAGACACCTTATGTTCTGTCACAGCCCTCCAATATCTGAATATGACGTCTTCAGGGAAGCAAAATATGAAAGTTTCTTTCAGTCCCAGCCAGCCATGTTGTCTCTGTGCGGCCATCTGCAGGAGCTTAAAGGGAAAATGAATGGTCTGAGTAACAATGAGGTGCGGGAGGAGATCCACAGACTGCTGCAGGTGGGTACGGTTATCATTTCGGCCGTTTAAGACACAGCTTTTATCAaacgtcttaaaggggtattccagttggAGCAaataaccccccccctcccctttcatgAGAACTGGGGTGCAGGGAGCAGCAGGacgtagagcaggggtagggaacctttggctctccagctgctgtgaaactacaactcccagcatgctccattcacttccatgggagttcccagaacagcagagccagtatgcatgctgggagttgtagttttgcaacagctggagagccgtatgttccctacccctgacgtAGAGCATGCCCCGCTCTGTTCACTTCAATGCTGTGTTTCGGCTATCTCCAGcagccccattgaagtgaacaggATGGCGCGTGCTGTCCCTCCAATTTCTCATCATCCTGGGGGTCCCAGCGGgctgaccccactgatcaggaaatTCTCTCCATACCATTTGGcctaactggaatacccctttaaaggtgtgCGTCCCACCTCTGGGTCCTGCACCCCCGACAGGACCCGCATCTATAAGACGTTGATGTTGTCTGCTATTTCCATACAGttttattgaagtgaatggtgttgagctgcaatacctctcACAACCAACACAACAGTTGTGGCGCTCTATATGACACCTCACATGTCTTTCTAATCAATAATACAGGTATTCACAGAGTGTAATATTCCATGTTTCTCACTTGTAGGTGTCTCTATGGGGAAACAAGTGTGACCTTTCAATATCTGGGGGTCAGGACAACTCCCAGAAAACCAGCATCCTGTCCTCCCTTGAAGACTTCCGAGCTCTTATACTGGTGGATGATATGGAGTCTGTCTGGAAAATCCTGTCTAGGAACAGAGACGGGCACACAGAGTCCAGGACCAGAGTGGACATTGTCCTAGATAACGCCGGCTTCGAGTTGGTCACCGATTTCGTCCTGGCAGACGCCATGTTGTCCCTAAATCTGGCCACAGAGGTCCATTTCCACGGGAAGGTCATGCCATGGTACGTCTCCGACACCACAAAACACGACTTCGACTGGACAATTCAGAAATGTTTGGCCGTCAACAACAAGTGGATGTCAAAGTGCGGCCAAACCTGGAAGGAGAACCTGAAGAAGGGGCGCTGGGTCTATCACGAACATCTCTTCTGGACCCTGCCCCATGAGTACTGCACCATGGCCGAAGTGGCGCCAGATTTGTACACCGAGCTGCAAAAATCGGATTTAGTCTTCTTTAAGGGAGACTTGAACTACAGGAAACTGACCGGGGACCGGCGGTGGGACTTCAGCGTGCCCTTCTCTCAGGCGCTCAGGTCCTTCCATCCAGCGCCATTGTGTAGCATCAGAACCCTGAAGGCCGACGTGCAGGTCGGGTTGCAAGCGGGTGTCGGAGAGCGGCTCGCAGCGGCTGAGGCAGACTGGATGATATCCGGCAAATACGGCGTCATCCAGTTCAGTCCTGTAGTCTGAGGCGGACTTTCTTTTCTAGGGTCTCTTCACGCGCCGCGCCGCATTCATCTACTAAGGCCCCAGCTCCAGTTTACAGCAGCCTTGGCCGTCATCTAGACAAATGGAAGTCTGGCATCTGCTCTTAAAGGGATGAAGCACTGGGTGTTAAAGGGGTGGTCAAATGATAGAAAAATATTCTGAAATAACAACCAGTTTTGGTTCTACATCGATGACGTCATCTTCTTGGTCCcattcttccattttttttttttttactagaaggCATAGCTCGCACTTTAGGAGATTTCACAGGAATATTTTTGTACCTATACATGAATATCTATTGACATAGTGAATGTTGACATGATGTTTTCTAACCTCCTATACATTGATGGAAGGTGACCATACATGTAAGGTCCCTCGACACAGAAGGGtcagacatgttggatttcagcatgTCCGATCTGCCCTCTTCCTATGGAGAACACACACTGCATGAACATGGTGTTATTCACTAGGCCTGTGCGATCTATATTACAAGCTGTATATTCTACCGTCTCATCCATTCTTCTGCTCTAAAGACTTCAGCATAAcctgaaaatatatatttttgcctATCACGTTGTGCACGTTGTCTCACTTATTTCTATGACGCCATTAATGGTTTATTTCTATTAGTGAATTGAGACTTCACCTTTAATTAAGCCAGGGGGTGCGATGGTAACATCACTGGGCCATTAGACCCTGGCTAGAACCAGATTTGTAGCCCTAACATGGATGTatcatggtagtgtgaatgcagccatgtATGAGCCACGTGATCATGTATAGTCGGGGTAAAGAGAAGGAAGAAGCTTCATATCGTCCAAAGAATAAAACCGCCATCCTAATGTCTTCCTGAAATGTCCAATCCAAAAAGTCCATATCCGACGAATGAAAAGCTGCAACAccaagttagggctcgttcacatggggcaagagggggcggattctgacgccgaatccacctcagaatccgccccctcacaatagaggtctatgtagaccgctagcttacttttttccgtgagcggtatgttccagatcacggaaaaaagaagcgagctgcctagagatgaacgaacactgttcagatcagccgatccgaacagcacgcacccatagaaatgaatggaagcacctgtgacgctgactttgctggcggccggccgtcgtcacaggtgcttccattcatttctatgggcgcgtgctgctcggatcggctgatctgaacagtgttcgttcatctctagagctgccctttcttcaggcagagtcgggcttgtgacagcaccctctggactaggcccattagtttgggcctactccggagcgggaagccgcgactgtcggatgCCGCGACTGTTgcagcaggtgcattttggtcctattctgatgcggccaAAATACGTGGTCCCATGCCCCGTGTGTTTACGAGGCCTAAGAGGTTTAGTCACGAAGGCCTCAACCAGTGCACGGTATACAAGACATCAAAGGATCTGCTTCACTGTGGCCCCTCCATGTGTTATCGTTGCTTTTCCCGGGTGGTCCCCCCGGTGATCtttgccattcccccctccctccaaggGTTATCATTGcctttccccagtggccccttcaAGTGTTATCGTTGTCTTCTCTCTGgtggttaccccccccccccccaacataggtCTCCCATCTTTGCCATTCCCCAGTTCCTCCCCCATGCGTTATCATTATCTTTCCCCAGTGGTCCCCTCCTACGTTTCTGCTTCTATTTTACGGAAACCGCCGgcgttcccataggtataattgacatgctgcgatttacacttTTTGAAATCCCAACATGGCCACtacggatatttttttttttgcaatgtgtggatgggattagccagaatcccacccacttggcaggtactgtaaaacacggcCAAACCGTGGCGTTTCCACAACACGGGGTGCTGGCCTAAAGTGATTGTCACTAAacgtatttattagagatgagcgtatAGTATTCACAGCTATAGtttggaatacctcgctcccataggaatgcatgggggcggccgtacagcaaggggttaGGCGCCGGCCGCTAATATGCAtccctatggagcgaggtattgaATTAACTCTAATATTTGTCCTGTATACATAGAAgagatgattggtgggggtccgaccactGAGATCCCTGCGGAGCCTACGAACGGGGTGTCTTATCATTTATTGTGAAAGCTGCTGATCCCCCTGGTGATCTAGTGTGTGGGCCATTGGGgacggggtatatactgtgtagggacgaCAAGGGGgtcttatactatgtgggagcagaGCGAGGGTAAAGGTTCAGCCCTCTGTATCAAAGTACAACCCCAACCAACAGCAAACAGGGCTACGCCCCTGTATAGGGGCCataaggggggacattatactatgtgtgggggcagAAGAGGAATTCATATTGTATGTGGGCAACAAGGGGCATGAAAccatatgggggcactaaggggtattatacatGGGCATGGGCTGGGTGGTACGTAATTTTCCGCAGCAGATTTTGTCCCTATTTCTGTCCCGGGGTTGTCATTGTGTGTGACCCAACTGTCCTAGGTTGTAGGAGTATTATTGGCCTTACAGAACTTGTAGTGGTAGCCATTGGCTATCACCCAGCTCTCCCAGGTTCGGATGTAAATACTTAGACTGCAGTGACACTGCGCATTCTGGCCGCTAGGTGGAGCCTTTGAGCTGTGTCAAAAGTGTCAAAACATAAACGAGTCCGTCCCGGCTTCCGTAGGTCGCGCAGGCTTGTGGGAGCTCGGTCAAGATGGCGGTCATTATCCTCTGCAGGGCGGCCGGTGCCCGGGCAATGTCACGTAAGTCATACGGGGAGAATGCAAGAAAAGGAGGGATCGGTCCCGGGAGCAGAGAACGGGGGCCTTGCCTGTCATTATATGTGTCCACCAGGGGGTGTCACTAGTGTACAGCGCCCCTGTGCGGAACTACAAGTGTCAGCTGTGCTGGGACTAAGGGATTTCATGTACTTAGTAATAGAAGGGACCTGTCACCTGGTGTCagactgctgggacttgtagttctactaTCTCTGGGGATCTAACAAATCTCATTGACCGGCTAACAGGAAGGttcagtagtaataataatagtaatacattatatttgtatctcatcatattccgcagcgggATTGTGTTATTGTTATATGGAGACTTGTACCGAGCTGTTGTAGGATTATTATGTATGTCTGCCATATGCGGAGATCCACATTACCTTCATCTGCCCTATCTATGCCGTTACTTGGCACTTGTGGTTGTAGCGCCTTCATGTGGCCTTGTAGTGTATGTTCACCTCTATACACCATTAGATATCATCTataaatacattacttatcctgtattatactccagagctgtgctcactattctgctggtgcagtcactgtgtatatacattacattacttatcctgtattatactccagagctgcgctcactattctgtcggtgcagtcactgtgtacatacattacattacttatcctgtattatactccagagctgcgctcactattctgctggtgcagtcactgtgtacatacattacattacttatcctgtattatactccagagctgcgctcactattctgtcggtgcagtcactgtgtacatacattacattacttatcctgtattatactccagagctgcgctcactattctgctggtgcagtcactgtgtacatacattacattacttatcctgtattatactccagagctgcgctcactattctgctggtgcagtcactgtgtacatacattacattacttatcctgtataagggctagttcacacgtgagtataagggaaggtttttgacagcggatttcgcgtccaaaacctccccttataatggtggtctatggagaccgctgggcttcttttctccgctagcggcgagctgctgctagcggagaaaagaaaggacatgtcctttcttcaggcggaagccacgcaggctcagccgcgcggcttccgcccccggcagctccctcctatgtcggctcattcatttgagccgacagcagagggttaagccacgacagcgatggtcgcggcgggcgggttttgacaagagagagacgcggcgagccgcgtctctctctgtgtcaaaacccgcgcgggcagttcacgtgtgaactagcccttatactccaaagctgcgctcactattctgctggtacagtcactgtgtacatacattacatttcctgTATTCCTGCCCTCGTGTGTCTCTGTATGAACCCTCTGCTAATATCTGTTCTGTCTCTTTTATTCCAGGCTCACAGATCTCCTCACTGGCCGCctctgtccctgtggtcttacAGCAGAGGGGCGTCCATCATTCTGTCATCCCCCGCGGGAAGCCGGGACGCTCTGCTGTCAGCGGGATAGTAGCCACGGTCTTTGGAGCGACAGGTTTCCTGGGCAGATATGTTGTCAACAGGCTAGGTAACTTGTAGTACTATCTTCTGTCCTTGTGTAACCACCAGGGGTCACTGTTTGCCTCCACTATATGAATctattaaaggggatatccattTTCTTCTGGTGTTGGTGCCACCAAGAGACCCTATTACAGTTTGTATGCCACGTGAGCAACTCTGCCCCCGGTATGCAAACATTACTGGGAGCAGGGCTGTCTTGGTGCTGATCTGTGTCGGACCCTCATAGATCTAAAATGGATAGCCTATCAGTCAATAGAAACTGAGGACAAAGATATTGATAAtctttccttaggatagatcattaaaggggttgttcaggactcaaaaacatggctgcttgctTCTTAGCAATAGCAAGTGACATCATGTCGGTCACATGGCtgcgctgcagctcagtcccattcattttaatgggatggagaGGCAACCAATGAACATAATGAGtcctgcacaactcctttaatatcaGATCTAGTTGGGTCCTACACCCAGAACCCcatctgatcagctgtttggagacaCCACAGTATGTGGACAAATGctgccaagcacagcgccgtacactgtatagtggttgcACTTGGTATTGCACTTGGGCTCCTGCTGACCACATATTACCAGCCGCCATGTAATACTTCAtctctcctgtagtggccactgctgaGGCAATGCCTGCCATCCCTAATAATATCAGCCAATCCTCTGCATGGCCGTGTTCTGAAAGGGGTCGTctttgatgggacaacccctttaatttttaaagggattgttcgggATCTGAAAGTAATTGGTCCAGGTCACTTAGGGTCCTTGACCCGGTCTGTTGTTTCGGCTGCCTGTATACTAGGTATACAGCTGGAAGCAGCCCTGTTCTATTTCAGGTGAATGGGATCGGGGCTGCAGTTTCAGGCGCCGCCATAAGAGTGTACGGACcaggctctgtatacagtgtatggagctcagTACAGTGTAGTGGTGGTGCCTGTTTCATTTGACTTAATTTTTGGTTTTAATCTCTTTTAACCCTTTATTTCAGGACGTATCGGCTCGCAGGTGGTCATACCCTACCGATGCGACCAGTACGATGTCATGTACCTCCGACCTATGGGAGACCTGGGACAGTTACACTTCATGGTAAGTGGCTTCATTCAATTTTCCTGAAGGTAAACCACTgccaaaaatgaaaatttaaaggaattgtccaggattGAAAACACGTGGCCGCAGAACAGCAGCGCCACAGTTATCCACAGGTTATGTCCGGTATTGCAGTTTTGCTCCTTAGTGGTTGGgattgagctgtaataccacacatgACCTGTGGGCAGCAGTGTTTTTGTAATCCTGAACATTCCCTTTCCCTTTGCTCAGGTTCCAAATCAAGTCGTTATACTTGTAACCTATGCAAAGGATtcgtcatcagtatgtgatcttggGGACTGATACCTGGACCCTATGCAGATCAGCCGTATGCCAGAAGCTGCAAGTGGATGAGTGTTGTATACAGCACTGCAGCCCTGACAGCTGCGACAGGGTTGTTCAAGGTCCAGTTGTTGGACCCCCCTCcagattacatactgatgactagagatgagcaaacactattcaaaacagccgtttcgaatagcacgctcccatagaaatgaatggacgtagctggcacgcggggggttaagtgaccggccgccggcaaagtctgcatgccggccgcttccattcatttctatgggagcgtgctattcgaaacggctgttttgaatagtgtttgctcatctctactgatgacctatcttgtagACTTGTTTTGAGGCTGGAAAACCcattttaggcccagttcacatctgcgtttgtgtcATTCTGttccaagcagcacttttctctccgcatttttcatatggaaaccacacggatcccattgtaGACtaaggggtctgcaggtttcctaaggtaaccgctttttttcctgaacggaaacccatttGCAGATGTAAACCGAGCCTAAGTAGCAGATTTTAGAGATCTGCTCACTGCAGTCTTTCCTGATGTGTCTAAACAGGCAGtttggccactagagggagccccgggcaaaatattaaagggatcctatcactggatcccctttttttctccctaacacgtgggaatagccttaagaaaggctattcttttcctacctttagatgtcttctccgcgccactgttccgtagaaatcccgtttttcttcggtatgcaaatgagttctctcgcagcactgggggcgtccgcatgctgtgagagaactctccagcgctgtttctatcttcttctggaacggcctttccctgtgtcttcttccgtcctgggtttcaatcttcacagtaagctggtgtaagcggccattttcttgtggcccaggcatgcgcagtcggctctgcccgagacctagaagattgaaagccaggatggaacaagacacagggagagggcgttccagaagaagatggaggcggcgctggagagttctctcgcagcattggggacgcacacagtgctgtttgagtgctgaggaccgcccccagtgctgcaagagaactcatttgcataccaaagaaaaccgggatttctaccggagaagacatctaaaggtaggagaagaataggctttcttaaggctattcctacgtgctagtcagaaaaaaggggatccagtgataggatccctttaaaatcagaTCTTTGTAGTAAGGGACCCTATTTAGTTTTGGGGTGGAATTCACATAATTCAGCAAAGTTGTTAATGGCTCCCTTGTCATTTCAGGAGTGGAACCCGAGAGACCGAGACTCCACCCTGCAGGCGCTCCAGCACTCCGATGTGGTCATAAACCTTGTGGGGAAGGAATGGGAGACGAAGTAAGTGTCCCGAACCTTTGTCGCTCTTACACCGGGATCAGTCTGCCCCTCTTCTAGACCATTCATAGCCCACAACCTAGATCTGGAGCCGGACTGGGAGGAGTTTGGATCCCGGGATGTTGGGCGCTGTTTTATGCTGCGTTTATGTCGTTTTTAACACAAATTCTTTTGGTCTGATGTCacaaatagcttttttttttttttttttctcttcattttagTAATTTCAAATTCGAGGACGTGTTTGTCAATATCCCGAGAGACATTGCATCATTGGCGCGAGAGGTGGGCGTGGAGAAGTTCATCCATGTCTCCCATCTTAACGCTGACATGAAGAGCCCCTCAAAGCTGCTGCGGAATAAGGTGGGATGCGGACATTAATGGGAGATGGGAGgtttttgtttaaaggggttgtctacaacTCAGGATAGGTTATAGGCATCGGATCGTCAGGGTCCGACACCGAGGCCCCCAGCTGATAAGTTATCCAGTATACGGCTGCAGTCCCAGGCTCCGCCATTACCGGGTACAGACAGGAGGCTGCAACTCTGATCCCATACACTTTCATGATAGCTGAGCGGCCGTATACCTTGTATGTGACTTCCAGCGGCTGATCAGCATAGGGTTGTCATGTTAGACCCTGACCGAtctgataccgatgacctatcctgtgaatagtcaGCATCCAACTTTGCTGGgtcgtggacaatccctttaagctgagtTTTGTTCACATAATCTTACAGTCTGTTGTCATCATTTTAGGTTTGGATCCAACTTTTTGGGATCTTGAGAATGAAGGGGCTGCTGAGCTGGTTTATCGCTGCCCCCTCCTTTCCATCTGGCTGTgtagaaaactgcagcaaagccCCTTTAATGCCAACGGGGTTTGGTGCAGTTCCCTGCACAGTAGGGTGGGCTGGAAAATATAGAAAGCAACGCAGTGCTAAACCAGTGCTGCACCTCTTTCATTTTTAGGATTGGTATTGTTGAGCCCACACGACTCGTAAAgtggtattaaagggatcctatcattggatatccttttttctCTCgattacacgtaggaatagccttaaagactattcttctcctacctttagatgtcttctctgcgccgccgttcggtagaaatccaggttttcttcatatgcaaatgagttctctcgcagcactgggggtggtcctcagcgctcaaacagcactaggggcgttcccaatgctgcgagagaactctccagcgccgcctccatcttcttctggaacggcttcTCCCTGCATCTATTTCCAgtgctgggtttcaatcttctaggcctcaggaagagccgactgcgcatgcctgggccacaagaaaatggccgcttacaccagattactgtgtatgcggccattttcttgtggcccgggcatgcgcagtcagctcttcccgaggcctagaagtttgaaacccagcactggaagaagacacggggagagggcgttccagaagaagaagaaggaggcgctGGAGatatctctcgcagcattggggcccgccccaagtgctgcgagagaactcgtttgcataccgaaaaaaacCATCCAGTCCAGTGTGCCGCCATCCATTGCTTCTGCCTTAATGTTATATTGCTGTTGCTTTCTCTGACATCAGGCGGTAGGGGAAGAAGCCGTGAGAGACGCCTATCCTGACGCCATTATTCTGAAGCCTGCAGAGATGTACGGCCGGGAAGACAGATTCCTCAATTATTATGCAAGTAGGTCTTTTTTATCAGAATTTTCGGCTAGGTTCACGTCTGCGCCTCACTCTCCGTTGTTCGGGATGGTGTATTCCACATGGCAATAGGCGTCTCATGTCGAGTCCTGCAGTTTACCTGCCATCTCTGTAACCCCGATCATTCTCCTTCTCTTGGGCACTGTGGACGACACCATATTAGATAGGATCTGCCCCAActtacttgaatgagactgagctgcaaacggGCCTTGTGACTGATGATCATAAGGTACATTTAACCCCtccccgacatctgctgtaatattagaGAGGATGTcgagtatttaaagaggacctttcatggtttgggcacaggcagttctatatactgctgaattcagcacactgtcggctttcctgatctgtgccccaggtaaagagctttcggtcccggtactgtagctcttcacagtcagaagggcgttcctgatagtcagtcaggaacgtccttctccacagcagcgcctatagcgctgtacagtgtgagcaggaagGAACGCCCCTTTCCTCTGATCACAGTgcacgtccatagacgagtattatcaggaggggagggggcgttcctccccgctcacactgtacagtgcgatggGCGCTGCTGtttagaaggacgttcctgactgactgtcaggaacacctttctgactgtgaagagctacggtaccgggaccgctagcactttacccggggcacagatcgggaaagccgacagtgcgctgaactcagcagtatatagaactgcctgtgccccaaaccatgaaaggtcctctttaaatatggcggccgctcagAAGAGACCTGGCGCTAATGCCCTCAATCAGTGCCCGGACTGATCGCGAGCATTAAGGCCCCTGACACCTCGGTCAAGGCACCAGGGCCAGCATCCCGCCAttgctattgaaggctcccagattTGTCCCGCAGCCCAGCTCCGGTGATATGTCTAGGCTACTCCACAACCCGTGCCAGGCGTAACTACAGAGGACAACATGGTTCTCTATGACCAGACAGAGTGTGTGAAaatccagtaatttactatttttgttttatttttccccATTTCTGTGACTTGTCTTCTTTCTGCGCAGACATGCGGTGGTTTGGCGGAGTGCCCCTGATATCCTTCGGTCAGAAGACGGTGAAGCAGCCGATTTACGTGAGTAGTCGCTGCAGTCCTTATGACGGTACAGGTGGCTGTGATACGTATTTCTGGACTATCCTATATACTGCCCTATAGATTTGTCACGCGGCTTTTCTATACGCAGGTCGTGGATGTCGCCAAGGCTATCGTCAATATCATCAAAGACCCCGACTCTGCAGGGAAGACGTATGCTTTAGCTGGGTAAGTCGCTGGCGCTGACTAAATGGGGGACGTCAGGGGGGTCGTACCGTGCGGCTGTTCATAGGAACGTCtcttaaccctttagtgactggTAATATGGCATCATAAAGGCTCGCTTAGCCGGCggcttgtttttctttcttttttttttctgcgggatCTTTCGGTCAAGCCTTGAGATCCGCGGAGACGAAAATGGGCACTTAAGCCTCACTTTTATCTTCCATAAATCATTCCCACATAATGGACCGGCGACATGTCCATTTCGGAGGTTGTTTTCTCCTCGGCTGAGTGCAGGGATGTTAATTCTTAATCGTTCAGGGCAGGTCTTAGGCTTGGCAGCGAGGATGAGGAGGATGTCTACGGAGAGGCGGCTGCGCCCTGTCCTGATCCTTGTATGTGTGGTGTTATGGCCGACCCCCAGAGGGTCACTGTGGGAATTGGGTCAGTGATAACTCTTGTcct includes the following:
- the DCPH1 gene encoding damage-control phosphatase ARMT1; this encodes METPCPLSAKYEGSFAYFTVKDRLPQILTKAIDTVHRNKNTFLEAHGEEGIEAEKKALSFFSKLRNEMQTNKPILPLIDGQPDTQIWNQYLDYQKTLLSDGEEPSWFRSPWLYVECYLYRRIQEGLLLSPPISEYDVFREAKYESFFQSQPAMLSLCGHLQELKGKMNGLSNNEVREEIHRLLQVSLWGNKCDLSISGGQDNSQKTSILSSLEDFRALILVDDMESVWKILSRNRDGHTESRTRVDIVLDNAGFELVTDFVLADAMLSLNLATEVHFHGKVMPWYVSDTTKHDFDWTIQKCLAVNNKWMSKCGQTWKENLKKGRWVYHEHLFWTLPHEYCTMAEVAPDLYTELQKSDLVFFKGDLNYRKLTGDRRWDFSVPFSQALRSFHPAPLCSIRTLKADVQVGLQAGVGERLAAAEADWMISGKYGVIQFSPVV
- the NDUFA9 gene encoding NADH dehydrogenase [ubiquinone] 1 alpha subcomplex subunit 9, mitochondrial, which gives rise to MAVIILCRAAGARAMSRSQISSLAASVPVVLQQRGVHHSVIPRGKPGRSAVSGIVATVFGATGFLGRYVVNRLGRIGSQVVIPYRCDQYDVMYLRPMGDLGQLHFMEWNPRDRDSTLQALQHSDVVINLVGKEWETNNFKFEDVFVNIPRDIASLAREVGVEKFIHVSHLNADMKSPSKLLRNKAVGEEAVRDAYPDAIILKPAEMYGREDRFLNYYANMRWFGGVPLISFGQKTVKQPIYVVDVAKAIVNIIKDPDSAGKTYALAGPHRYLLQDLVKYIFAVTHRPLLQYPMPRPIYHLIGRFFELNPFDKWTSRDKVDRFHITDKKYPDLPGLEDLGIVPTPIEQKAIEVLRRHRKYRWLDAELDVAKPATPVNF